The following proteins are co-located in the Silene latifolia isolate original U9 population chromosome 1, ASM4854445v1, whole genome shotgun sequence genome:
- the LOC141614542 gene encoding putative F-box protein At2g36090, giving the protein MASTTTLLSNTDHGETSVISAVHRDIIERNVLTRLDGLSLAALSCTSSYFYMLSSEDSLWRKICTSVWPSVNHPHVHRLISAVPNGHRRFFSDSFPLLTPLEQVRNRNCPTLPSEIISAVDIWYQDKLIFSTVLESKTKSGGFLRSPFRVNLLDPKKIHPVTQVKNGRDGDTWLTISELEENLILSWIIFDPVTQKSANFSSISPVSSEKKHWNPGEYEIEYATILGSEQVEYVECKTVITCRGLDHGELQVKEACLRVKNMDENYLNGKESLRCLVNAIEFGKRKTRRSGKEGKNMHEEYLKMKRLRWDKRIKRARVLGIACSGGVALFGVGTVGVGIVGVVYTVVYSFCTYFAK; this is encoded by the coding sequence ATGGCTTCTACAACCACCCTACTTTCCAATACCGATCATGGTGAAACAAGCGTGATCTCGGCTGTCCATCGTGACATCATAGAACGTAATGTCCTTACTCGGCTTGACGGGTTGTCGCTAGCTGCCTTAAGCTGCACCTCTTCGTATTTCTACATGCTCTCGTCTGAGGATTCACTGTGGAGGAAGATTTGTACCTCGGTGTGGCCCTCTGTGAACCATCCACATGTTCACCGGCTTATCTCAGCCGTCCCTAATGGTCACCGTAGATTCTTCTCCGACTCTTTCCCGCTTTTGACACCTcttgaacaagtaagaaatcgtAACTGTCCGACACTCCCTTCAGAGATTATCTCAGCTGTTGATATTTGGTATCAAGACAAGCTGATTTTCTCTACGGTATTAGAATCAAAAACAAAGTCTGGTGGGTTCTTACGTTCTCCATTTCGGGTTAACCTACTTGACCCAAAAAAAATCCACCCAGTTACCCAAGTCAAAAACGGCCGGGATGGCGACACTTGGTTAACCATAAGTGAGTTAGAAGAGAACTTGATATTGAGTTGGATCATATTTGACCCGGTCACCCAAAAGAGTGCGAATTTCTCAAGCATAAGCCCGGTATCATCAGAAAAAAAACACTGGAACCCGGGCGAATATGAGATCGAGTATGCAACCATATTGGGTAGTGAACAAGTTGAGTACGTGGAGTGTAAGACGGTGATCACGTGTAGGGGATTGGACCATGGCGAGTTGCAAGTAAAGGAGGCGTGCTTACGAGTAAAAAATATGGATGAGAATTACTTGAATGGGAAGGAGAGTTTACGATGTTTGGTGAATGCTATCGAGTTTGGGAAGAGGAAAACAAGGAGAAGCGGAAAAGAAGGGAAGAATATGCATGAAGAGTATTTGAAAATGAAAAGATTGAGATGGGATAAAAGGATTAAAAGGGCGAGAGTGTTAGGGATTGCCTGTAGTGGTGGTGTTGCTCTTTTTGGTGTAGGTACTGTTGGTGTAGGTATTGTTGGTGTTGTTTATACGGTAGTCTACTCGTTTTGTACATATTTTGCCAAATGA